A DNA window from Streptomyces sp. B21-083 contains the following coding sequences:
- a CDS encoding DUF5949 family protein, translating into MTSTSSETRPFRIADLGTLVVMAWSGEAPDGDMPYLLAYSLGDGEGGPEASAVAVAQLLANTGLPVGGDIVDGSTRPSLPVSLLVEAGSAVVNMPQLNAQCTPPPEWLTAVAERGFAYLVFTTRPWPEAQPGKPIEPEALAAFAGADETLTAAAHVILPARSLR; encoded by the coding sequence GTGACCTCAACCTCAAGCGAAACGCGCCCTTTCCGCATCGCCGATCTGGGCACGCTCGTCGTGATGGCCTGGAGCGGTGAGGCCCCCGACGGCGACATGCCCTACCTCCTCGCCTACTCCCTCGGGGACGGCGAGGGCGGCCCGGAGGCCTCGGCCGTCGCCGTAGCGCAGCTCCTCGCCAACACCGGTCTGCCGGTCGGCGGCGACATCGTCGACGGTTCCACCCGCCCGAGCCTGCCGGTCAGCCTGCTCGTCGAGGCCGGGTCGGCCGTCGTCAACATGCCGCAGCTCAACGCCCAGTGCACGCCGCCCCCGGAGTGGCTCACCGCGGTCGCCGAACGGGGCTTCGCCTACCTGGTGTTCACCACCCGCCCCTGGCCCGAGGCCCAGCCCGGCAAGCCCATCGAGCCGGAGGCGCTGGCCGCCTTCGCGGGCGCCGACGAGACCCTGACCGCGGCGGCTCACGTCATCCTCCCGGCCCGCAGCCTGCGCTGA
- a CDS encoding chaplin, translated as MSRIAKGLALSTVAVAAVAGTAGVAAADADAHGAAAHSPGVLSGNVLQVPIHIPVNVCGNTVNVIGLLNPAFGNTCVND; from the coding sequence ATGTCGCGTATCGCGAAGGGCCTCGCCCTTTCCACCGTTGCCGTCGCCGCCGTGGCGGGTACCGCCGGTGTCGCCGCCGCCGACGCCGACGCGCACGGCGCCGCTGCCCACTCCCCGGGCGTCCTGTCGGGCAACGTCCTCCAGGTCCCGATCCACATTCCGGTCAACGTCTGCGGCAACACCGTCAACGTCATCGGTCTGCTGAACCCGGCGTTCGGCAACACCTGCGTCAACGACTGA
- a CDS encoding DUF3344 domain-containing protein, translating into MRISPGLLLRRAMVGVFALAAIWTPGGTSTAAPPVGGESKEPGKESERLAFAQRYRALQHGGIVRAANASISCRAALGTCASIRKGENLATGTGGSRAAVNGDLDMFYVDVDSDPNTYNSSRAEVRLPKGGRATYARLYWGGNLKVGEQKPPKDDGRVLIAEPGGQYKELLADTVVGHRVAHGADAFQASADVTKLVRESGSGLYTVAQINVAMGKSAAGAWGGWTLVVAYENAAEPLRHLAVWDGFDALRDRTGDGPLVRLAELPFPAGANGRAGLVAYDGDRGSVGDSLTVSVAGRTTALGDTSNPSDDVLNSTIGKPVSERVPAYANTLGYDSDVFELDTALRRGGDQLAFRLVSQRDAAWAGALFVAVDARQ; encoded by the coding sequence ATGCGTATTTCCCCGGGTCTTCTGCTGCGCCGTGCGATGGTGGGCGTCTTTGCCCTCGCCGCGATCTGGACTCCGGGGGGTACGTCGACGGCCGCGCCGCCCGTCGGCGGGGAATCCAAAGAGCCCGGCAAGGAGTCGGAGCGCCTCGCGTTCGCGCAGCGCTACCGCGCGCTCCAGCACGGCGGGATCGTCCGCGCCGCCAACGCGTCCATCAGCTGCCGCGCCGCCCTCGGGACGTGCGCGAGCATCCGGAAGGGCGAGAACCTCGCGACGGGAACGGGTGGCAGCAGGGCGGCGGTCAACGGTGACCTCGACATGTTCTACGTCGATGTCGACAGCGACCCGAACACGTACAACTCCAGCCGGGCCGAGGTCCGGTTGCCGAAGGGCGGCCGGGCCACCTACGCGCGGCTGTACTGGGGCGGCAATCTCAAGGTCGGTGAGCAGAAGCCGCCGAAGGACGACGGGCGGGTGCTGATCGCCGAGCCCGGCGGCCAGTACAAGGAGCTGCTCGCGGACACGGTCGTCGGGCACCGGGTGGCGCACGGCGCCGACGCGTTCCAGGCCTCCGCCGATGTCACGAAGCTGGTCCGGGAGAGCGGTTCGGGGCTGTACACCGTCGCGCAGATCAACGTGGCGATGGGGAAGTCGGCGGCCGGGGCGTGGGGCGGCTGGACGCTGGTCGTGGCGTACGAGAACGCGGCGGAGCCGCTGCGGCACCTCGCCGTGTGGGACGGGTTCGACGCGCTGCGGGACCGGACGGGTGACGGCCCGTTGGTCCGGTTGGCCGAACTGCCGTTCCCGGCGGGCGCGAACGGACGCGCGGGTCTGGTCGCCTACGACGGGGACCGCGGCAGCGTCGGCGATTCCCTGACGGTGTCGGTCGCGGGGCGTACGACGGCGCTGGGGGACACGTCGAACCCCTCCGACGACGTGCTGAATTCGACCATCGGCAAGCCCGTCTCGGAGCGCGTTCCGGCATACGCGAACACCCTCGGCTACGACTCGGACGTGTTCGAACTGGATACGGCGCTGCGGCGCGGTGGTGACCAGCTGGCCTTCCGGCTCGTTTCCCAGCGGGACGCGGCGTGGGCCGGCGCACTTTTCGTGGCCGTCGACGCCCGGCAGTAG